The genomic interval AAGGGCGTAGGGCTTGTCCAGGGGCACGATCTCGGCCTTCAGGCCCAGTGGCTCGTTCCAGTGGCCGGGCATGCCCGCCACGTTGACGATGTTCTTGGTGATCTGCTGGATGTAGGCATCCTCTTCCTTCTCGTAGTAGGGCGCGGGCACGAGCACGAAGATGTGGTCGCCCATGCTGCGCACGGGCACCTTGGCCTCGAAGGCCTTGCCGGTGTTGGTCGTGCTTTTCCAGGAGATGGGCTTGAGCGAGGACATGAGGTCCGTGGTCCTGGGCTCGCCGTCGCCGCGCTGCGAGACCAGGTAGAAGGCCTCGGGGGTCTCCATGTCCATGGTGTAGCCCGCGTCGAAGGGATGGGTGAAGACGATGGAGAGGTGCAGCTCGCCGCCCTGCTCCAAGGCCAGTTCGGGGGTGTGGACGAGCTGGAAGTGGGCC from Alkalidesulfovibrio alkalitolerans DSM 16529 carries:
- a CDS encoding DUF4198 domain-containing protein is translated as MKRIILGLALCLGLAASPAMAHFQLVHTPELALEQGGELHLSIVFTHPFDAGYTMDMETPEAFYLVSQRGDGEPRTTDLMSSLKPISWKSTTNTGKAFEAKVPVRSMGDHIFVLVPAPYYEKEEDAYIQQITKNIVNVAGMPGHWNEPLGLKAEIVPLDKPYALWTGNVFRGVVLSDGKPVPGAEIEVEYLNHEPLQNERAFAEKGAIEAPQAAFEVQTIFADENGVFTYGLPRAGYWGFAALGVGPDEEFNGKELSQDAVIWVKAVDMK